Proteins encoded together in one Thermodesulforhabdus norvegica window:
- the waaF gene encoding lipopolysaccharide heptosyltransferase II, with the protein MKGLFVRLPNWLGDAVMASPALELILRAFPHRFCCIVGPSGICDLFAGFSGVGRVDLRNRGLSRVIEAACAYRQMKARSVVLFTNSFASALESFLGGAEERLGLTTDGRRILLSNPIPAPPKNFLHEQDVFTLIAGEAVVRWEGSLRALGETRPYPGLDVSVEEWERVTRKLNLSAKRGHYAVIHPGAAYGTAKRWPASGFSAIARRFVEELGWYVYVAGSPAEFSICDEVLRMSGRAGVVNLAGKTTIREMLALQAGAGFVVANDSGAAHTAAALGVPVIVIFGPTDPERTAPKNPNAVALKGDAPCSPCKHRSCPTDHRCMTSIKTDRVWSEIVGLLENRRKHLT; encoded by the coding sequence TTCCCAACTGGCTGGGGGACGCCGTGATGGCGTCCCCGGCACTTGAGCTCATCCTGCGCGCCTTCCCTCACCGCTTCTGCTGTATCGTTGGGCCTTCCGGGATTTGCGACCTCTTTGCCGGTTTCTCGGGAGTCGGGCGGGTTGACCTGAGGAACCGGGGGTTAAGTAGGGTCATTGAGGCAGCCTGCGCCTATCGGCAGATGAAGGCACGATCGGTCGTGCTTTTCACCAATTCATTTGCTTCCGCCCTTGAATCCTTTCTCGGAGGTGCCGAAGAAAGGCTCGGGTTGACCACCGACGGCCGAAGAATCCTCTTGAGCAATCCCATTCCGGCACCGCCGAAGAATTTTTTGCACGAACAGGATGTTTTCACCCTCATAGCAGGGGAAGCTGTGGTGAGATGGGAGGGAAGTCTTCGGGCTCTTGGAGAAACGAGACCCTATCCCGGGCTTGATGTTTCCGTGGAGGAATGGGAACGTGTTACGAGAAAACTCAACCTTTCCGCAAAAAGAGGACATTATGCCGTGATTCATCCCGGAGCGGCATACGGGACGGCAAAAAGATGGCCCGCTTCAGGCTTTTCCGCGATTGCCCGGCGGTTTGTTGAAGAACTGGGCTGGTATGTTTACGTTGCCGGTTCGCCTGCCGAATTTTCCATTTGTGATGAAGTCCTTCGGATGAGCGGACGAGCCGGGGTGGTGAACCTTGCGGGCAAAACCACAATAAGAGAAATGCTGGCCCTTCAGGCCGGTGCAGGCTTCGTCGTGGCGAACGATTCCGGGGCTGCCCACACGGCGGCGGCACTCGGGGTCCCGGTAATTGTTATCTTCGGCCCCACCGATCCCGAAAGAACGGCTCCCAAAAATCCCAATGCCGTGGCCCTGAAGGGAGACGCTCCCTGCTCTCCCTGTAAACATCGCTCCTGTCCCACCGATCACCGCTGCATGACGTCAATAAAAACCGATAGAGTATGGTCGGAAATAGTAGGGCTTTTGGAAAATCGCCGGAAGCATTTGACCTGA
- a CDS encoding DUF3782 domain-containing protein has product MEEVAERVSRLEEVLEEFIRTVGIEFSKLYNSQMRTEAELRAFKEEMRAFKEEMRAFKEEMKAFKDEMNKRMGELARRLGTVVEDVVAPGIPYAIRRAFGLEVVELSLRRRKRVRGREREYDVIAVAGDYVFVIDVKSRYRREYLGEFEEMLLDFFEYFPEYKGLKVVPVIASFNFTEEIINLATRKRWLVVQLGGEYLEFVNKDQVGLP; this is encoded by the coding sequence ATGGAAGAGGTTGCCGAGAGGGTATCCAGGTTGGAGGAGGTTTTAGAGGAGTTTATCCGCACTGTGGGTATAGAGTTCAGCAAGCTGTACAATTCTCAGATGCGCACGGAAGCTGAACTCAGGGCCTTCAAAGAGGAGATGAGAGCCTTCAAAGAGGAGATGCGGGCTTTTAAGGAGGAGATGAAAGCTTTCAAGGATGAGATGAACAAGCGGATGGGGGAGCTTGCCCGCAGGCTGGGTACGGTGGTTGAGGATGTGGTGGCGCCGGGTATACCTTATGCGATCAGGAGGGCTTTTGGGCTTGAGGTGGTGGAGCTGTCTTTGAGGAGGCGGAAGAGGGTTCGTGGTAGGGAGCGGGAGTACGATGTGATTGCCGTTGCAGGTGATTATGTGTTTGTAATAGACGTTAAGTCGAGGTACCGGAGGGAGTATTTGGGTGAGTTTGAGGAAATGCTGTTGGATTTTTTTGAATATTTTCCGGAATATAAGGGTTTGAAGGTGGTGCCGGTTATAGCGTCTTTTAATTTTACGGAGGAGATAATAAACCTTGCCACTAGGAAGAGGTGGCTGGTGGTTCAGCTTGGTGGGGAGTATCTGGAGTTTGTTAACAAGGACCAGGTGGGTCTGCCTTAA